TGGGTGGCCACGGGGAGGTCCGGGTTCACCCGGAGGAGGACCCGGGCCCCCGGAAGGAGGCGGGCTACCCGCAGGAGGTCGCCCTCGGAATCCAACACCACCCAAGGGGCCTTCTCCCGAAGCGTTCCCAGGGCTTCTTCCGTCTTCACTGGGCCGTTCCAGAGCACCTCCTCGGGGCCAAACCCTGCCCGGTACGCCCGGAGGACCTCCCCCAGGGAGACGGCCTCGGCTCCCAGGCCCAGGGCGCGCAGGCGGCGTAGGAGGCCCAGACGGGGGTTGGCCTTGAGGGCGTAAAAGAGCCTGGCCTCGGGGAAGGCTTGCCTGAGCCTCTTTACCTGGGTGGCGATGCGGGTCCAGTCGTAAGCGTAGAACGGGGTGGGAAAGCGCCCTAGGGCTTCCCGAAGGGCCGCTTCAAAGACGGGGTTAAGGGGCTGCACCTCCTACCTCCCCCGGGGGTCCAGGGCATCCCGCAGGCCGTCTCCTATGAGGTTGAAGGCCAAAACCGTGAGGAGGATGCCTACCGCCGGAACCGTGGCCGCCCAAGGGGCCTCGGCCATGTAGTTCCGGGTCTCGGCCACCATGGCCCCCCATTCAGGGGTGGGGGGCTGGGCCCCGAAGCCGATGAAAGAAAGGCCTGAAGCGGTGAGGATGGCCGCGCCCACCTCGTAGCTGGCTTGGATCAACACGGGGGTTAGGCTGTTGGGTAGGAGGTGGCGCAGGAGGATACGGCCCCTTCCCGCGCCCAGGGCCCGGGCCGCCTCCACAAACTCCCGTTCCCTGAGGGCGAGGGTCTGGGCTCGCACCAACCTGGCGTAGATGGGCCAGGTAACCAGGGCTACCGCGAGGACCGTGTTGGTGAGATTGGGCCCCAAGGCGGCGGCGATGGCCATGGCCAAGATGAGGGAAGGGAAAGCAAAGAAGACGTCGGTGAGGCGCATGAGCAGGTTGTCCCAAGCCCCACCCAGCCCCCCGGCCAAGAGGCCCATGCCCACTCCCAGGAGGACGGCCAGAACCACGACTCCGAAGCCTACCCCCAGACTGATCCGCGCTCCATGGACCGCCCGGGCCAAGATGTCCCGCCCCAATTGGTCGGTTCCTAGAGGATGGGCAGGCCCCGGGGGTTGTAGGCGCGCCTCTAGGTTCTGGGCCAGGGGATCCCCCACGAGAGCTGGCCCTAGGAGGGCCACCAAGAGGATGGCTGCCAGAAGGGCTAGTCCCAAAAGCCCCCCGGGGTTTCTTAAGAAGCGGCGGAGGGGCCTAGGCATAGCGGATCCTCGGGTCTAGGAGGGCGTAGAGGAGATCCACCACTAGGTTGAGGAGAGCATAGATCACCCCTACCAGCAGGGTTACCCCCATGACCGCAGGGAAGTCTAGGCTGGTGGCGGACTGGGTGACGTACCGCCCCAGGCCCGGCCAGGAGAAGACGGTTTCGGTCAGGACCGCCCCCGAGAGGAGGCCTCCCAAAAGCCCACCCAGGAGGGTTAGGACGGGAAGGGCGGCGTTCTTGAGGACATGGCGGAAGACCACCTGGCCTTCGGAAAGCCCTTTAGCCCAGGCAGTGCGCACGTAGTCTTGGGCCAGAACCTCCAATACCGCTGCCCGAACCATGCGGGCGAGGAGTGCGGCTGAGGCCGAGCCCAGGACGAAGGCAGGGAGGAAGAGGTGGGCCAAGGCATCCTTAAGGGTGGTCCAATCCCTGGCGAGAAGCGCGTCTAGGCTCATTATCCCGGTGACGCTCTTCGGGGGTATAAGGAAGGGGTCAAGCCTGCCAGGGCCGGGCAGAAGTCCCAGCTTGCGGTGGAGCAAATCCAAAAGCAGCACAGCCAGAAAGAATACAGGAGTGGAGCCAAAAAGAAGGGCCAAGAGGCGCACGGCGAGGTCGGGAATCCGGTTTTGGTGCAGGGCGGCCCAGAGGCCTGCGGGAAGGCCTAGGGCCAGGGCCACCACAAAGGCGGCTAGAGCCAGCTCTAAGGTGGCGGGAAAGAACTCTTTCAGGTCCTCCACCACCGGTCGGCCTGTGCGCAGGGAGCGGCCGAGGTCCAGCTGAAGGAGCCGCTTGAGGTAGAGGGCGTACTGAACGGGGAGGGGTTCGTCCAATCCGTACCGCTCCCGAAACTCCCGAATCTGCTCCTCTCGGGCGTTTTCCCCTAAGGCTGCTACCGCCGGGTCTATGGGGATGACTTGGGCGATGAAGAAGGTGACAAAGGTTACGCCCAAGCCCACAAGGAGGACATAGAGGAGGCGCCTAAGCAAGTAACCCGCCACGGTAGGCCTCCGGACCTGCCCTGCCTTAGGGCACTTTGCTCACCTGCCAGAAAGGAGAGGACATCATCGGGTTTTTCAGGAAACCCTCCACCTTAGCTGAAAGGGCGATAGGCTGGGTGGGTTGGTAGAGGACCACGTAGGGGCCATCCCGGAGCACCTTTTCCGTGAGTACCTTGTAGAGGGCCTTCCGCTTGGCCACATCGGGCTCGAGGGCCGCCTGCCGGGCCAGCTTGGCCGCTGTTTCATCTACGTAGCTGTTCCTCCACGCCAAGGACCGGGCACCGTAGTCCGCCCATGGGGTGGCGTTGCCGTCGGGATCGGGGAAGTCCGGACTCCAGCCGGCCAGGACCATCTGGTGGTTTTGGGCCCGGTAGGTGTTGAGAAGCTCGGCGTTGGCGATGGTCCGGATCTTGGCCCTAAGCCCTGCTTTGGCCATGTCCGCCTGGAGCTTGGCCGCCACATCCGAACAGGGCACGCCGCCGCCGCAGATGCCCGTGCTGGCCAAAAGCTCAAACTCCAAGCCCTGGGGGTAGCCGGCTTCTGCCAGGAGCCTCTTGGCGCGAGCGGGGTCATACCTATAGGGGGTTGCCGGGTTGTACCCCAGAAGCCCCTTGGGGATAAAGGTCTGGATCTTAAGGGCGTTGCCCTGAAGAAGCGCCTCAATGAGCTCGTCCTGGTTCACCGCCCAGCGCACTGCCTCCCGCACCTTGGGGTTGGCAAAGGGGCTTCCCGCCTTCATGTTCATGCCCAAGTACTGGAGGCGCAGGGTCTCGGCCCGGATTACCTTGAACCTTGGGTTGTTCGCCAGCGCCCTCAGCGCCTCGGGGGTCAGCCCCTCGGCAATGTCTACCTCCCCGGACTCCAAGGCGGTGCGGAGCACTGCGGGCTCCTGGATGTAACGGAGGACCACCCGGGGGAGTTTGGGCTTTACCCGAGCATAGGGGTTGGCCTCGAGGAGCACCTGGCTCCCCCGGTCCCAGCGGACCAGCCGGTAGGGTCCGGAGCCCGCCGAGGCGTTGGCGAGGAAGTCCTTTCCGTAGTCCCCGCTCTTAGCGTTCTTCTGCACCTCCTCGGAGTCCACCACACCGCCGAGGGTGAAGGTGAGGATGGAGAGAAAGGACTGGGGCGAAGCGGTCTTGGGCAGGCGCACTTCCACGGTATAAGGGTCCAACGCCTTGGTGGCTCCAGGCCTGAGCTGGGCGATTTCCGTGAAGAGGAAGGAGCCGGGGCCCTTGAGGGCCAGGGCTCGTTCAAAGCTATAGACCACATCCTTGGCCGTGACCTCACGCCCTGTGGAAAAACGGCTCCCTCGGCGGAGCTTGAAGGTGAGGACCCAGGCGTCTTTGCCCCGTTCCACACTCCAGCTTTCTGCCAACCCTGGGCGCAGGGTGGAAAGGTCGTTCCCCTCAAAGCGCACCAGGGTTTCATAAAGGTTGTCGGCGATCATCACCCCGCTGAACTCATAAACCAGCTGGGGGTCCAGGGTGATGAGGTCGGTTAGATCCCCACCGTACACCAGGACCTGGGTGCGATCCTGGGCAAGGGCGGGGACAAGGGCAAGGAGTCCAAGGACTAGAGCCTTATGGATCGTCCACCTCATGACCATCCCTCCTTTCCTAAAACTATCATCCCTTCAGGCTTCCCAGGGTCAGGCCCTGGATAAAGTACCGCTGGGCCAAGAGAAAAACCAAAATGGGAGGAAGGGTTCCCAAGGTGAGGCCAGCCATGAGGACCGTCCATTCCGTGGAGAACTGGCCCTGAAATACGGCAAGGCCCACGGTCAGGGGGCGCATCTCTAGGGAGTTGGTGACGATAAGAGGCCAAAGAAAACTGTTCCAACCAGCCAGAAAGGTGAAGGTGCCTAAAGTGGCCAAGGCAGGGGCTGCTAGGGGAAGGGCCACCTTCCAGTAGATCTGCCACGGGGTAGCCCCGTCCACGATGGCGGCTTCCTCCAGCTCCCGGGGAAGCTGGAGGAAGTGCTGCCGCATGAGGAAGATGGCGAAGGCATCAAAAAGCCCAGGAAGGATCAAGGCGTAGTAGGTGTCCACCCAGCCCAGGTTCCGCATGAGGATGAAGAGGGGAATGATGAGGACGTGGACGGGGATCATCAGGGTAGCCAGGAACAGGAGGAAGAGCAGGGCCTGTCCCCGGAAGCGGAAACGAGCGAAGGCGTAGCCTGCCATGGCCCCGCTGGTGAGATTGAGAAGGGTAAGCCCGAGGGCCAAGATCAGAGAGTTCAGGTACCAGCGCCCGAAGGGCACGGTCGTGAGGACCCGGGAGTAGTTTTCCCAATGGAGTTCGCTGGGCCAGAGCTGCACGGGGAGATCAAAGACCGTACCTGGGGCCTTGAGGCTGGTGGACACCATCCAGAGAAAGGGGACGATCATGGTAAGCCCTCCGAGGAGGAGGAGCAGGAAGACCACGGCGTCCCAGAGTTTGGTCCAGAGCTTCACGCTTCCTCCAAAACCCAACGTCTTCTGAGGACCCACTGGAGGTAGGTGAGGGTGAAGAGGAGGAGGAAGAGAACCCAGGCGATGGCTGAGGCGTAACCCATTTCAAAGGGGAAGGTGCCGAAGGCCTTGCGGTACAGGTAGAGCATCAGCACGTTGGTGCTGTCCAAGGGGCCGCCCCCAGTCATGGTGTAGACGAGGCCGAAGACCTGAAACCCCCCGATCATGGCCAAGAGGGTGTTGAGGAAGAGAGTGGGGGAAAGAAGGGGGAGGACCACATAGAGGAACCGCTGGAAGGAGCTGGCCCCGTCCAAGCTCGCAGCCTCCAGGTATTCCCGATTGATGTTTTGAAGCCCAGCCAGGAAGATGAGCATCCTCAGGCCGACTCCTGCCCACACGGAGGCGAGGATCACCCCCCAAAGGGCCCAACCGGGGTCGGCGAGCCAACCTGGACCCTCACGGGCCAGCCAGACCACCCAGCTAGGGGCTTCGGCCCCAAAGCGGTGCCAAAGACCTTCCAGTTGCTGCCCAAGGTAGCGGAGGAAGAGGTTCACGGGCCCTACTGTAGGGTTCAAGACCCAGCGCCAAAGGAGGCCCACCGCGACCACGCTCGTCACCGTAGGCAGGAGGTAAAGGGTGCGCAGTATCCGTACACCCCGCCAAGGGCGGTTCAGGCCCAGGGCCAGGAGAAGAGCCAGGAGGATTTCTAAGGGTACCGCCACCCCCACGTAGAGGAAGGTGTTCCAAAAAGCCCGGTGGAAGCTCGGATCCTCTAAGAGGCGGTGGTAGTTGGCCAACCCGACCCAATGTTCCCTAAGGGTTTTTAGGGTGAGGGGCTCTAACCCATCATAGGAGACAAAGGAGAGGAGAAAGCTTACCAGAATGGGTCCAAGGTTAAAGGCCAGGAAGCCCGCTAAGGAGGGGAGGAGGAAGAGAATAGGGAAGCGAAAGTAGGCGCGCATAGGGGCTCCTGGCCTTTGGGCTAGCGGCGTTTCCGCTCGGCCTGTACCTCCTCCAGGATCTTTTGCACCTGGGGGGCCACCCCGTCCAGGGCGGGTTTCAGTTCGGCCTTACCCTGCCAAACAGGCTCCAGGGCCTTGTTGATGAGCTGAAGAGCCTCGTTCCAGCGCTCGAAGGTTTCGGTGGGACGGGCAGTCTTGTTGACTGTAAGGAAGAAATGCTGGTTCTTAGGCGGTGGGGGGACAAAGAAGCTCTTGAGGCTTTGCAGGCTTTTTTCCACATTTTTGACGTCCACGCCCCGAGCAGGGATAATAAGGCCGGTTTTGGTGAAGATTTGGCTGGCCTCGGGGCCTGCGAGGAACGCGAGGAGTTTCCAGGCTGCTTCGGGGTTCTTGGTGTTGGCCGCCATAACCCAGCCGGAGCCGTCGATGTCCACGATGCTCCCGGCCTTGCCTCGGGGGAAGGGTACCACATCAAAGTCAAACTTGGCCCGGGCCTTCAGGGTGGGCACTCGCCAGCGGCCATCCACAATCATGCCCGTCTGGCCATTGAGGAACATGGTGAAGGCCCCGCGGTCCTGTGCCTCTTCGGGGGTCGGTGCCACGTGATGCTTGTAGCGGAGGTCCAAATAAAACTGCAATCCCTCCAGAGAAGCTGGGCTATTCAGAAGGAAGCGGGAGTGATCTGGACTGTAGAAGCGCCCCCCTGCCGACCATACCCAAGGTTGCCAGAACAAGTAGAAGGTCTGGAAGGAAACCCCCCACTGGATCCGGCGCCCGTCTTTCTCCACGGTGAGGGCTTTGGCGTACCGCAGGAAGTCGTCCCAGGTCCACTCAGGTTTGGGATCGGGCAGACCGGCCTTTTTGAGCAGGTTGCGGTTGTAAAAGACCACCAGGTTGGATACGTCGCGCGGCAGGCCGTATTGGGCCCCGTTCCACTGGAAGGCCTTTAGGATGCCAGGGAAGATGTCCCCCGTAGGGTAATTGTCACGTTTGAGGAAGGGCTCCAAAGGCTTGAGGACCCCCCTCGAGGCCATCCCTGGGAAGTCTATGTTGTTCAGGAAGAAGACGTCTGGAGGGGTACCTGCGGCGATCATGGCCGTGATCTTGGTCAGGTACTCGCCTGAGGGGATGTTGATGTACTCCACCTGGATCCCCGGGTTCCGCTCCTGGAAGAGGCGGATCACCTGCTGATAGGCCTGAATCTCCTCCTGGCTGCCCCAGCTCGCTAAGACCAGCTTCTGGGCTGTAGCGAAGGCCATGAGTACCCATAGGACGCTCAACCACCTTCTCATGGTACACCTCCAAAGACCCATTGTCCCCGGGGGGTATATTTCCCCGCCAGGGCCTCCAACGCAGCCCGTACTTGGACCGCGCGGTGGCCGTGGGTTGCTAGGTAGCCTTGGGGCCGCCCGGGCAGGAGCCGCAGGTCATCTGGATTGCCCAGAGCCACCACGTAAAGGGGCTTGCCCGTTTCAGCAAGCCGTTTGAACAAGGCCTTCTGCCCCTCTTTGAACCCCCCTAGCCAGCGGTAAGTGGAAAGGACCACCCGTTCTGCCCCCATCGCTAGGTAAGCAGCCCGGTCCACTTCCTCCAAGGTGGGGTTCTCGGAAAGGTTGAACCCCTGGCTTCCTGGGAGGTGGGTGGGGGCGAGGTCGGCA
The sequence above is drawn from the Thermus islandicus DSM 21543 genome and encodes:
- a CDS encoding ABC transporter permease; protein product: MAGYLLRRLLYVLLVGLGVTFVTFFIAQVIPIDPAVAALGENAREEQIREFRERYGLDEPLPVQYALYLKRLLQLDLGRSLRTGRPVVEDLKEFFPATLELALAAFVVALALGLPAGLWAALHQNRIPDLAVRLLALLFGSTPVFFLAVLLLDLLHRKLGLLPGPGRLDPFLIPPKSVTGIMSLDALLARDWTTLKDALAHLFLPAFVLGSASAALLARMVRAAVLEVLAQDYVRTAWAKGLSEGQVVFRHVLKNAALPVLTLLGGLLGGLLSGAVLTETVFSWPGLGRYVTQSATSLDFPAVMGVTLLVGVIYALLNLVVDLLYALLDPRIRYA
- a CDS encoding ABC transporter permease, with amino-acid sequence MPRPLRRFLRNPGGLLGLALLAAILLVALLGPALVGDPLAQNLEARLQPPGPAHPLGTDQLGRDILARAVHGARISLGVGFGVVVLAVLLGVGMGLLAGGLGGAWDNLLMRLTDVFFAFPSLILAMAIAAALGPNLTNTVLAVALVTWPIYARLVRAQTLALREREFVEAARALGAGRGRILLRHLLPNSLTPVLIQASYEVGAAILTASGLSFIGFGAQPPTPEWGAMVAETRNYMAEAPWAATVPAVGILLTVLAFNLIGDGLRDALDPRGR
- a CDS encoding ABC transporter substrate-binding protein → MRWTIHKALVLGLLALVPALAQDRTQVLVYGGDLTDLITLDPQLVYEFSGVMIADNLYETLVRFEGNDLSTLRPGLAESWSVERGKDAWVLTFKLRRGSRFSTGREVTAKDVVYSFERALALKGPGSFLFTEIAQLRPGATKALDPYTVEVRLPKTASPQSFLSILTFTLGGVVDSEEVQKNAKSGDYGKDFLANASAGSGPYRLVRWDRGSQVLLEANPYARVKPKLPRVVLRYIQEPAVLRTALESGEVDIAEGLTPEALRALANNPRFKVIRAETLRLQYLGMNMKAGSPFANPKVREAVRWAVNQDELIEALLQGNALKIQTFIPKGLLGYNPATPYRYDPARAKRLLAEAGYPQGLEFELLASTGICGGGVPCSDVAAKLQADMAKAGLRAKIRTIANAELLNTYRAQNHQMVLAGWSPDFPDPDGNATPWADYGARSLAWRNSYVDETAAKLARQAALEPDVAKRKALYKVLTEKVLRDGPYVVLYQPTQPIALSAKVEGFLKNPMMSSPFWQVSKVP
- a CDS encoding carbohydrate ABC transporter permease, producing the protein MKLWTKLWDAVVFLLLLLGGLTMIVPFLWMVSTSLKAPGTVFDLPVQLWPSELHWENYSRVLTTVPFGRWYLNSLILALGLTLLNLTSGAMAGYAFARFRFRGQALLFLLFLATLMIPVHVLIIPLFILMRNLGWVDTYYALILPGLFDAFAIFLMRQHFLQLPRELEEAAIVDGATPWQIYWKVALPLAAPALATLGTFTFLAGWNSFLWPLIVTNSLEMRPLTVGLAVFQGQFSTEWTVLMAGLTLGTLPPILVFLLAQRYFIQGLTLGSLKG
- a CDS encoding carbohydrate ABC transporter permease, whose protein sequence is MRAYFRFPILFLLPSLAGFLAFNLGPILVSFLLSFVSYDGLEPLTLKTLREHWVGLANYHRLLEDPSFHRAFWNTFLYVGVAVPLEILLALLLALGLNRPWRGVRILRTLYLLPTVTSVVAVGLLWRWVLNPTVGPVNLFLRYLGQQLEGLWHRFGAEAPSWVVWLAREGPGWLADPGWALWGVILASVWAGVGLRMLIFLAGLQNINREYLEAASLDGASSFQRFLYVVLPLLSPTLFLNTLLAMIGGFQVFGLVYTMTGGGPLDSTNVLMLYLYRKAFGTFPFEMGYASAIAWVLFLLLFTLTYLQWVLRRRWVLEEA
- a CDS encoding ABC transporter substrate-binding protein; protein product: MRRWLSVLWVLMAFATAQKLVLASWGSQEEIQAYQQVIRLFQERNPGIQVEYINIPSGEYLTKITAMIAAGTPPDVFFLNNIDFPGMASRGVLKPLEPFLKRDNYPTGDIFPGILKAFQWNGAQYGLPRDVSNLVVFYNRNLLKKAGLPDPKPEWTWDDFLRYAKALTVEKDGRRIQWGVSFQTFYLFWQPWVWSAGGRFYSPDHSRFLLNSPASLEGLQFYLDLRYKHHVAPTPEEAQDRGAFTMFLNGQTGMIVDGRWRVPTLKARAKFDFDVVPFPRGKAGSIVDIDGSGWVMAANTKNPEAAWKLLAFLAGPEASQIFTKTGLIIPARGVDVKNVEKSLQSLKSFFVPPPPKNQHFFLTVNKTARPTETFERWNEALQLINKALEPVWQGKAELKPALDGVAPQVQKILEEVQAERKRR